The following nucleotide sequence is from Pagrus major chromosome 13, Pma_NU_1.0.
GATTGGACGATGTCCCCCTCCTGTGTAGGAGGGCGTAGCCTCCTCGTGCCACCCCTCCTCTCATGGCTGCGGGTCCTCTGGGTGCTCCTGCTGTCACAGGAGTTTAGTTTCAGGCTGTCCGGGCCGGCAGGGACGCATTCACCTTGACATGATCAAGTTGGAAATGAAAAGAGCTAAATCCAGACAGTCAGGATGACAGCCATGTGGACCGTCAGGGATTTAGTCAGTTTCTTTCCGtgattctctcttttcttttttattttcttcccatTCACGTgtcatttctcttcttcttccttccatCTATCCTTACTTTCCTCCTTCCATCTCATTTCATCCCTGCGTTTTATCTCTTCCTCTACTTCCTATTGTACTTCCTTCATCCCTTCCTTGATAGTCTTCTGCGTGTCCCTTCTTTTCCtgaccttttttctttcatcttctctctctgactctctttcttccctttcctccttcctcctccaacacttctttcctctcctctttccttcttcctcATTTCCCCCATCTCACTACACTACAGCCACATTTTCTTAGAGAGGATTGTTATGTTCAGCAGACTGTACGGTGATTATACGTTCATATACTCTAATCTGAGTTTGTGTGCAGACCTGCACCCGACCAGCTAAGTgctttgtagaaaaaaaaatcacgccACAGTCAGTTATTTCTGGCTGGGTTAATCTTATTTCTCTGGGCACTTTGATAATGGAGAGGACTTGAATAATGAATGGGGTGTATAATACTGTTCTTCAGGCCCGCTGAATGAATTAAACAAGTGCCTATAAGTGAGTTTCTGTGAGTGTCTCTAATACAGCGTCCCTCCTTTGTCCTTTCCAATTCCACGctcttattttgtattttaggGATTCAAAAAATTACAAACTtctgcaggaagaaaaaaaactgaataaatgatcaaatgtcattaatttatGCTAAAACAACACAATTGATCACAGCTGTAGAGGAAGGATCTCTCTGCCTGTGCTCATGTCCcgtcatgtgtgtgtgtgtgtgtgcacatctcAATAGCCTCTGCATAATGCATGGTGTGTTCGGTCGTCAGACAGCTTGACCTCACACACAGACTATGAGACTCTAAATGTTTCTCCGTCACAGAAGTTCACTGATCTCTCTGCAGAGCTGACACTTAGTGAAATAATAACAGATGAATGATGTTGCGTGAGGAGGAGGGTGTTGATATTTCAGAACAtagaagtgttttgttttttttttcactcattaaTAATCATAATTTGGTTTATTTGATATTATTAGTAAGTAAAAGTGACACGAGCCAAGATTTCTCTTCAGTCACAAACTTATTAATACTGAAAGTACTGGaacactgtttttattatttcattttcattccattatatgttatttttattcataattaatttagaaaatagtgaaaaatgtcagtcaCAGGCCCATCCAGACCAAAACATccaaatattattttataatgaTGAGAATAACAGGAAACTCTCTGATTTGAGATGCTGAAACTGAGAAATGACTCAGAATTGTTTTTGATCAGTTTTCTGTGAAGGGATTCATCAAGTCATTGACTAATTATTTCACCACTATGTGACACTATTGTGCCAATCTGTCCTGTTTGCCTATTGCACCATCAGAAGcagaagaagtattcagatccttgACTTTAGTTAAACATCTCTGTAAAAATGCTCCAACACAAGTCAAAGTACTGCATTCAAAActgtttaagtttaaaaaaaaagtattatcagcaaGATTTACAGTaagtattaaagtaaaagtaaagtctAATGTTGAAGCCAGCCGAGGCGGAGCTgagtagttttattttttggagTTAATTAACGCAGTTTTCACTCTAAATTTagcaaaaaagagagaaatattaaagaaagtttgcaagaaaaagttttttcaagcaTCTACACCAACCACCGTTGATGTCACTATTAGAACTTTACAACTAAAGTTAATTTACAGGTATTTAcctaatatataaaaaatgggGTTTCCAACAGTAGATTTAGTAAGGAAGACGAAGAATCAGACTTTTATCTATGTTGGTATTGTGAGGAAGAAGTATTGTTCAGGGTTGAAGTTGAAAAGTGAAGCTCTGTGAATAATATTTCCAGCTTTCCTCTCATCCTAGTGTTTGGTGTATTTAGGGGACGATGCAGGAGGGAAATACTTGAACAGCATCATCTTTCTGATGGGAGCGCTTCCATATCTGAAGCTAcgaagagaaaacaaatgatttgaaGCATCGTTTCCTCTCGAAGGATGTTATTAAGGAACAGAACTTAATTTTTGAACCTGGGTGGGACAGTTCGAGTCACGGAGACAGCTGGAGAATTGATACTACCAAGTCGATAAGGTCAATTAAAGggatatatacattttatttatttatttattttacctttatctGCATAAACCAACAAATAATTATGTATGGCAGTctttatatatctatatgtacgAGGTTTATATAGCTGCATAAAgatttgtgtctgtatttacAGTGTGCATACGTGTGAATACATGAATTATGTGTACACATATGGATGTGTGTTATTGGATATTAGTAGTACTCTAACTTATGCCTTATAATGCACTACTTCATGCCACAATTAAATTCCAATGGGAaacaatttctttctttctttctttctttctttcctagTGGGATGTAAACCCTTTGACCTTATTAAAAGAGTAGGAAAACATTTAGATACATCAGAATTGTATGATACAGTcgacccaatcaccagaataaatacTAGCCAAgtacatttctgaaaaacaccagataagttaaaactgaacatttctttatgttgcaattttCCGTTtatttaggttgaattttctatttttctctcatCACAATTAGTTATAGTGGAACAAAGAGCTGTCCGTCTTAATAGAAACTCACACATGATGTGGATTCACACACCAAAGTgtagagaaaggagagaggaacaGCATCTCCTCCCATACCTTTAACGGACATCCATCACCCTGGCCTCGAGTTTCCAGAGAGTAACACAATCtccctgtggtgtgtgtgtgtgtgtgtgtgtgtgtgtgtgtgtgtgtgtgtgtgtgtgtgtgtgtgtgtgtgtgtgtgtgtgtgtgtgtgtgtgtgtgtgtgtgctgcacacAGGTATGTGTATAGACTCGAGCAGTAGGTTTTGGCTTCTGATGATAATAGAAGGTGACTAATAGAGAGCGCAGAGGTAGCTGTCTCCCATCGCTCTGGTCACATTTGTTGCTGCTGGCATCAGATGAATTATTGAGTTGGCGGTGTTTGGGGCTCCCACCCCTCCGCTCACATTCCCGCACTCTGCTCCCAAAGATGACAGCCACCccgtgtatgtgtatgtgtgagggaCTACATGTATATGTACGTGCATGCGTACTTCGGCAATTAGACGGAGCCTCATTCTGTCAAAAATGGTCATCCCTGCTTGAAAACAGCTCAAGCAAACACAGACATCTctgtttctttccctcctctttttatctctccttatccttcttttttattttggttttctacatttgtcatctttttaaaggggcactatgtagaaatccaaagtcagaattgtgatatttacaatattaatgagggaataaaacaaactctttttccattactgaataaacgAGCAGTTCTCAGACGAAAATGGGcgtccagaacactgtttggagctagaatggtggcagggtccgccacatataaacaaagtaaaacagtatgaaattgtgttgtcctttaaggtcagtttgtttattcagtcagtgaagatatttctcttctgattgaaatgtcttccccaaaactacatagcgcaccTTTAACGTTCGCCCTCTCCAAAACACAATCTTTAGCTCCTAAATtctagttattttttaaaaaattggtTGCATTCGCTTCGGTTCAGAAGGAGTTTTCATATTAAACATAATGCACAAATTGGCCCGACGCACCTCCATTATTGCATGAGAAAACGCAATATAcctttcagctgctgctgaataATTGAAGTGCCCTCAGTCGCCACATGCCGCTAACGCTCACAAGCCTTCAGCTCAACTTACCACACAGCGACTACGTTATGATATCAATATGGGGTATTACAAAGATCAATTATTCAGACGGTCCAcgctccttttctttttttttgttacctcACATTTACGTCAGAAACACCTCATTCGCAGCAGCCACGTGGTGCGTTTGAGGCCCTCGTCCTTATCAGACACTTCGACAACACTTCTTGATGACGAACCTTCTTCTGCTACGTCACGAATAAATGTGACACCACAATTCCCATTTTTATCTCGCCTTCCTCCCCCCTCTTACAAAAAATAGTAAggctttaaattattattaatcacTGCTCGGCATCAAAGAGAATATTAATAAGAGCCACAAACGCTTCCGTGTATCGATCAACAACCCCGCCGACAGTCTCGGTGGGAAAATCAACACACCCGCGGGTCATGTTGGCAGTGAGAGgaagctttttattttatttatttatatttttatttatgtttttaaaaaagaaatgtttgctTATTATTAGGAGAAGAATGTGACGCTGACAATATTTAGGAATTGCGAGTAAAATTTAATTTTAGCAAACTGGGCCTCCTGTGGATTTACGAAGATGCACGGAAGAATTAAAATGCGACACATGCCCTCTCTCcgctgaaataaaaatagaaacgACATGAAAAACAGGCCCgtatttacacatttaatacatgatattgtaaaataataaaaggagGAAATACTCACTTattcaaacaagaaaaatacaaaataaaaaacttaaatttcctttttttttccccctcggTGAACCTGTTGTGTCCCGTCTCTCCCCAGAGTCAGACTTCTGCTCCCAACTCCTCCGCATTACCTCGTTTTATAccaatatataattaatattgcATCGTCATTACTTAATAATTTCAAACCCCGTGCTTGCACACGACATAACCCGGTGACACGAAGGCATCCATAATTAAAAACTGCGCTAATTACAGGCAGGGGGGGTAaaaaggggagggggggtcaTTAGGCAGCGTGTGGGGACGCACATCTTCCTGCGCTCCGCCGTGTGAAAACTACTGTGAAAGTGGAGGCCCTTTCATTTTCTGGTGCTTATATCATGTACGACAATACATATTTAATCCCAGCAGAGCTTTGGGGagtcataaataaaacaaccgGGTGagttgacagaaaacaaacaaagatatatatttatatatgtgtgtgtttttatcgaCCATTGGATAGGTAGAAAATCAcgttttttaaaagaagacaaCCCCTCATGATGAGTCTGATATATTCTGCACTTGATtaaaataaagcacaaaaaaataaagtcgCTGCTTCAGAGAAATCTTTAGAAAATAACCAATAATTTATTAAGTTTAAacttcacacatttatttttttcaagtgaaCTCAAGAGtgaggaaataataaatacttaaatTAGGTGACGTAGCtctaaatatactgtatgtatatatttatatatatatctgggctatataataaatatatagcTCACCTGTAATGCtccgaaaaaaacaaaacatgttcacATCAAAATACTAAAATATAGCAGCAGCCAAAGCCACACGGATGTGCCTCATATATGACGGTGTCGTTTTCCATTTTTCTAAATAATTCAAGATCAACAGACTCAAGTGTGTCATGCCTCGTGAAAGCATTACGGTAATTATTCATATTTGTGCGTAAATGACCATCACACAGTTCATGGAGAGGGCAGATTCGTttgcaagaaaataaatgaaataataaataaataaatcaataaataaaaggtgGTTTGAACCCCTCGCATGAACTCACATTCGTAgatggaataaaataataaagaagtGGAAACACAGTTAAAGGTGTGATGGTGAACTTCTGCACATGTGAGCCAGTGATGTGAAGGATATAAACTCTGATCTCGACCAACGTtacagaataaaaagaaaaaaaaatagttatcTTTCCATAAAATCATCATTTCTTTCACCTccaaactctttttgttttttttgttgttttttttaaaaggtgagTTAACATCCCTGAATGTGACAAACTGTCAGGGTTTGGAAAGTTCGTATTTAGTGTGCAAGATACATGATCGACAACATCAACACAATCATTTAGAAGTCCACATATTCATGACAAAAActtggagagggagagagaaaaaaaaagtgcgaCAACGAAGAGTGAGTGACAccaaaaaagtctttttggagATAATCCAAGACGAGACGTGAGGAGCTGCTGATAAATCCCTGTTAGTTAGGCTACTGAGGCTCTTATTAATCACTCGATCAAAAATGTAGTAGGCTATTTTATTCATGATGTGTGAAAGTCAGTGCACCGCAGAGTATTTCATTCGTTTCTGTTTTTGCCGCTGGTTGCAAAACCACACTCGAACCACATTCTTTTTCAGGTCCAGTTTTTCGGCGATGGCCGCGATTTTTTCCGAGGAGGGCCGAGGCTGGATGGCAAAGTACGCCTCCAAAGAGCGCTTCTCCGGCGCGGCGATGGACGTGCGCTTTCTTTTCCTCTCGTTCCCATTGAAAAGGTCCGGCTTGCTGCTTTTCTCCCGGTACGCAGCCTCCGCCTCCTCCAGCCAGGCCTGGAGGACCGGCTTCAGCGCGATCATGTTGTTGTGGGACAAGGTGAGGGACTCGAACCTGCAGATGGTGCTCTGGCTCAAAGACCCCACTCCTGGGATCTTGAGGTTGGCCAGCGCCGACCCGACGTCCGCCTGGGTCACCCCGAGTTTGATCCTCCTCTGCTTGAAGCGCTCGGCGAACGCTTCCAGCTCCCTCGGATCCGACTCCACGTCGTTGACGCACGCCATGCCGCCGTGCACCGACAGAGAGTGAGGGTGCGCCATGGTGGCCATCGCCTGGTGCAGCTGCCCCATGGTCTGCAGGTGGTGGTGagggtgctggtggtggtgcgCCGCCGTGGTCATCCCGGGAGGCTCCGGAGCGCCCATCCCGGTCACGGCCAGGCTGGTGGAGAGGTGGTCCAGGAGGTCCCCGGCCTCCAGAGTCTGTCcgaggtgatggtggtgatggtgggaGGCGATGGTGGAGGGGATGTGGGAGATGGGCAcggtggtggaggaagaggaggaggctgaggtgCAGGGGACACTGCTCATGGTATGGTAAGTCACGTCTGGTTTGAACGGGTGACTCTTGCCGTGAGAGACAATGCTGTCAGCAGCCGCCAGAGCCTCTGCCCGTGCCAGCAGGCTCTCATCAAAGCCTCCGAATATATTGCCCTGCAGCTGCAAGCAAGAGTGCGCATACTGGAGTCAGTGGGGAATTCTGTCAGGCAGCTCTCAGgatctaaaaaacattttccaaaggCAAGCAgcgctgaggagaggagagaaccCTCCTCAAAGCGCAAGTCATAAAAATTAATATGAAAGCAAGAGCATTGCTTGAATAGACATGTggatgagagaggaggggggtgaggagggggggctGGAGAGGGGggggacacagacagagaagagagagagagggcgagagagagagagcggatAGAGAACAAAGTCCTGTCAAATCAACTTTACAGACATTTCCAGTGTGATAttcttcccctcctctcaccCCCCGACCTGAACGTACCTGCGGGGCGGGCAGACAGACTCTGCGCATGCCCTCCGAGCCTGAGTGCAGGCCGGGATACTTGGGCTCGTGCAGAGCCGGGTGCATGGAGAAATGCTGCTTGCCGTTCATGgtcatcatcctcctccctgCACGCAGCTCGCAAGCAGTGTGGCCCCTGACATGAACGCCGGGGAGCGGACAGCTACAcagctcctctgctctccctcaCCAGACTGAGCAGCTCACACCGGCAGCGCCTCCCGGCGTCCcccttcttcctcccctcctcctcctcctcctcctcctctttcagcctccctcctcctcccctcccacctgctcctctgctcaACTTACAGGTTGCAAATGTAGTCCTCAGTGCGCAGGCGTCGAACAAACGCGACCAGAATCACtctaatattatattaaatcattgttCACTGATGACTGACGGAGTTCAAGAATGAGTAATACGCGTTTTTATGAAGTAAACCTcttttatacaacttttttttgttaattccAGGAAATAAACGGGGCCCGAGTTGAACTCATTTACGCGTTCAGCGCGGGATTACGCACATCTCGTCTTGTTCAGCATGTGTTCAATGTGTCAACAATGCTCCACTAGCTGAAACACTTTGTGGGGCCAATTATATTCGCATATGTAGACTTTAAAACAGCGTTAAAACTTGAGCGCCACCCGCttgtttcagcaccatggacagcgcAGCACCGCCCGGCTCCACAGATGGACACACGGATGGAAACAGTAGTTCTGGTTCTCGGCCCACATGCTTTGACGAGTATCTCAGGCCTACAGGTTGCTGACCAGCTGACCCGAGGTCCTCGTCCTTCCTCTCCGCCCATGCGAAAGCTCAATCCTCCATACAAGGCTTCTCATGTGGCCGCCCGGTTTAAGCTCACGGAGCCGGGGGTTGGACGGGCCCGAAAGAGGAGCCAGGCGGCCAGAGGCGCACCGATGACACAGCGGGTCCATCCGATCCTGTCGGCCGCCTCTCTGGTTCCCCAGACTCTGAATAATTTAGCAGCACGGTGGCAGGCATCCATTACCACGTTGGCATGTTCTTATTCATTACACAGATTAAAACAGCCGAggcctctttttttctcaccacgCAAAACCTGTTGCAGGCCGGGGAGAGATAAGTTTAAGAGCTGCATGGAGACTGGAGAGGGATCTGTGCGTCTTGTATTGATATAACCGAACACGATGAAGATACACTGTAAagaaataataactttattggGTTTTCTcccatttattttacagattttcccttttttttttaaatacacaaaatattcaCCCAATTACAAAAAAGACCTTGATTTTACACAtctaatgtaaaataacaaaataataacaagaaataacaaaacaattctACGGATTTTCCCTGtatttttcaaacacacaaatatcaaTACAATTACAGATCTGGCCTGTGAATTGACATGTTGAATGTAAAACCACATGAAAAAACTGTAACTTTGAAtaaccagatttttttttttacagaaaatgaatttcTCTCCGTCATATAAATACTTCCGCAAagttttttaattgaaaaatgttgaatccAAGgttaataattacatttattaacttAGATAAAGTAAGTGACGATCAACTCTTAAAGAATTATTGATTCTGGTGTGGTGTAGTTGCATAGATGTTTGTTAACTGACAGATATCTTCTATACTTGTGGAGGTTTTAACAACATAAACgttgaataaatgtgttttttatcaacTTCCTAGCCGTTTATTCACAAACTAGTCAGAAGCTTTACTGTGAAGACACCACTTGACTGTTGAGTGTAAGACAGTGCTGAGAGTCAGGGTGGCTcacatttcccatcatgcatcgTGCTGAGCAGTTTCTAAGTTTGCTGTTTTATGTGCTAAAACAAATGTTACTGTTTGTTAGTGACCGTTTAATGTTCCAAAACACCTTTTGTCGGTGTTTGTAATGCGTTTGTTCAGAACATCCTGGCTTGTATTGATATTTATGataatttgattgtttttatatgtgTAAATATCACTTATTTAAGATTAAAGGgccaaataataaaaaagatgtCATGCAATATTAAAGCTAAAAGCTGtcttttattaacttttttttacagtgtatgtttagtttagtttttttcttaaagtttgATTGATACCTTTTAATTACAGATGAAATCTTTTGATTTACTGAAACAATTTCTGAGGAatgtataaaaaacacaaacatatatcACTCATAAACCCTGCTGACCTgtggcaaaagatacagaagtatccgctgtcgtaccaccagactacagagcagcttctttcttcacGCTGTAcgactcctgaactcatcctcaacactccactataaaaaatatttttccttgtTTATCGTAAGGGGACTAAAACTTACAATCCCatattgtaaaatgacaaatgaaccttgaaccttgcAGAAAAGGCCACATGTGAGAAGCTGTGCGTTTTAATCCCGCTGGATTTATGAGATGTTGGTCTGAATAAACCCTGAAGTCCCTTTTCTCAGCCTTTGTCCTACAGCTGGGGCCATTCATAATTCAGCACTCGTATGTTCACAACTCTGTCACCTCTGTGCTCGTCATATTCTGAAGATTGCTTCTGACCTGTTTTATGGAGAGTGTTGTCGTATTTGTGGCTAAATGTGACGGCGGCTCTTCTGTTCTCACCTCCCCTCCATCTGGCCTGCAT
It contains:
- the pou4f3 gene encoding POU domain, class 4, transcription factor 3 → MMTMNGKQHFSMHPALHEPKYPGLHSGSEGMRRVCLPAPQLQGNIFGGFDESLLARAEALAAADSIVSHGKSHPFKPDVTYHTMSSVPCTSASSSSSTTVPISHIPSTIASHHHHHHLGQTLEAGDLLDHLSTSLAVTGMGAPEPPGMTTAAHHHQHPHHHLQTMGQLHQAMATMAHPHSLSVHGGMACVNDVESDPRELEAFAERFKQRRIKLGVTQADVGSALANLKIPGVGSLSQSTICRFESLTLSHNNMIALKPVLQAWLEEAEAAYREKSSKPDLFNGNERKRKRTSIAAPEKRSLEAYFAIQPRPSSEKIAAIAEKLDLKKNVVRVWFCNQRQKQKRMKYSAVH